Proteins from a genomic interval of Clostridium cochlearium:
- a CDS encoding Spo0B domain-containing protein, giving the protein MKDMGLFIDSLRNQRHDFMNDIQVLYGYMQINKYEEALRYLKKISKENENISNIYNLGDKFLGYILENNIKTMNKYGILLDIELEISSFNDIYFEKDFYKKRHLVNNIFNELKKNSEKIYVYLFEDELGKSLLISNNEEVKDELDWIEEWNNIQVDIEKFYIYRYKDNGEIGYRIIFEKK; this is encoded by the coding sequence ATGAAAGATATGGGGTTATTTATAGACAGCCTAAGAAATCAAAGACATGATTTTATGAATGATATCCAAGTTTTATATGGATATATGCAAATTAATAAATATGAAGAGGCATTAAGGTATTTAAAGAAAATTAGCAAAGAAAATGAAAATATAAGTAATATATATAATCTAGGAGATAAATTTTTAGGATATATTTTAGAAAACAATATAAAAACTATGAATAAATATGGTATATTATTAGATATAGAATTAGAGATATCGTCCTTTAATGACATTTATTTTGAAAAAGATTTTTATAAAAAAAGACATTTAGTAAATAATATATTTAATGAATTAAAAAAGAATTCAGAGAAAATATATGTATATTTGTTTGAAGATGAATTAGGAAAAAGTTTATTAATATCTAATAATGAAGAAGTTAAAGATGAATTGGATTGGATAGAAGAGTGGAATAATATCCAAGTAGATATTGAAAAATTCTATATTTATAGGTATAAAGATAACGGTGAGATAGGCTATAGAATAATTTTTGAGAAAAAGTGA
- the obgE gene encoding GTPase ObgE yields the protein MFIDKAKIYVKSGDGGNGAVSFRREKYVPLGGPDGGDGGKGGDIVLVSDPDMTTLLDFSYKRKYKAEPGENGSKSRSYGKDAEDLYIKVPMGTVVKEASTGKIMADLAKEGDKLIVVKGGKGGRGNARFATSTRQSPNFAEPGMPGEEREIILELKLLADVGLVGFPNVGKSTILSTVSNAKPKIANYHFTTLKPNLGVVAIKGLEPFVIADIPGIIEGASEGVGLGLDFLRHIERTRVLIHVVDISGIEGRDPYNDFLKINEELKNYSVKLWDRPQIVAANKSDLDGENKKFEEFKEKIQKLGDYKIFKISAATGEGIKELMAEVSRTLSTIPVQQMEIKREDLFIPEEKRFTYEITRDDDGTFVVEGSFVDRLLGSVNVNEPDGLRYFYVVLKNKGVIDELIKKGIKDGDMVRLNDFEFEFVI from the coding sequence TTGTTTATAGATAAGGCTAAGATATATGTAAAATCAGGCGATGGTGGAAATGGAGCAGTATCTTTTAGAAGAGAAAAATATGTACCTTTAGGAGGACCCGATGGAGGGGATGGTGGTAAAGGTGGAGATATTGTTTTAGTATCAGATCCAGATATGACTACACTTTTAGATTTTTCTTATAAAAGAAAATACAAAGCTGAGCCTGGAGAGAATGGTTCAAAATCAAGGAGTTATGGAAAAGATGCAGAAGATCTTTATATAAAAGTTCCCATGGGAACCGTTGTAAAAGAAGCTTCTACCGGAAAGATAATGGCTGATTTAGCAAAAGAAGGAGATAAATTAATAGTAGTAAAAGGTGGAAAAGGTGGAAGAGGTAATGCAAGATTTGCTACTTCTACAAGGCAGTCACCTAATTTTGCGGAACCAGGTATGCCAGGAGAAGAAAGAGAAATAATTTTAGAATTAAAGCTTTTAGCAGATGTAGGGTTAGTTGGTTTCCCAAATGTAGGAAAGTCTACAATACTTTCTACAGTTTCAAATGCAAAACCCAAGATTGCAAATTATCATTTTACTACTCTAAAACCTAATTTAGGAGTAGTAGCTATTAAGGGATTGGAACCTTTTGTTATAGCAGATATTCCAGGGATAATTGAAGGAGCTTCAGAAGGAGTAGGCTTAGGACTAGATTTCTTAAGACATATTGAGAGAACTAGAGTACTTATTCATGTAGTAGATATATCCGGAATAGAAGGAAGAGATCCCTATAATGATTTTCTAAAAATAAATGAAGAACTTAAAAATTACAGTGTTAAATTATGGGATAGACCTCAAATTGTTGCAGCTAATAAAAGTGATTTAGATGGAGAAAATAAAAAGTTTGAGGAATTTAAAGAAAAGATACAAAAACTAGGTGATTATAAAATATTTAAAATATCTGCAGCTACTGGAGAAGGAATAAAAGAATTAATGGCAGAAGTCTCAAGAACTTTATCCACAATACCTGTACAGCAAATGGAAATAAAAAGAGAAGACTTATTTATACCAGAAGAAAAAAGATTCACTTATGAAATTACTAGAGATGATGACGGAACTTTTGTGGTAGAAGGAAGTTTTGTAGATAGACTATTAGGAAGTGTAAATGTAAATGAACCGGATGGATTAAGATATTTCTATGTAGTATTGAAAAATAAAGGGGTTATAGATGAACTCATCAAAAAAGGTATAAAAGATGGTGATATGGTAAGATTGAATGACTTTGAATTTGAATTTGTAATATAA
- the rplU gene encoding 50S ribosomal protein L21 produces MYAVVVTGGKQYKVAEGDVIFVEKLDGEVDSTIELENVLAVNKDNGEFVVGKPVVEGAKVTAKVLKQGKAKKVVVFKYKPKKHYRKKQGHRQPYTKLQIEKINA; encoded by the coding sequence GTGTACGCAGTTGTAGTTACAGGAGGAAAGCAATATAAAGTTGCAGAAGGCGATGTAATATTTGTTGAAAAACTAGATGGAGAAGTTGATTCAACTATAGAACTTGAAAATGTACTTGCAGTAAATAAAGACAATGGTGAGTTTGTAGTTGGAAAACCTGTAGTTGAAGGAGCTAAAGTAACTGCTAAAGTTTTAAAGCAGGGAAAAGCTAAAAAGGTTGTTGTATTTAAATACAAACCTAAGAAACATTACAGAAAGAAACAAGGACACAGACAACCATATACAAAACTTCAAATAGAAAAGATTAATGCATAA
- a CDS encoding ribosomal-processing cysteine protease Prp, which produces MIIAIFKKKCGNIISFNIKGHANSVEEGYDLVCCAVSAISITIANGITEIAKVNSSIHMEDGFLNLDLENNSLEHIKKCQMLMETMVLGLKSIERNYSEYINVKIEEVE; this is translated from the coding sequence ATGATTATAGCAATCTTTAAAAAAAAATGTGGTAATATAATTTCTTTTAACATTAAAGGACACGCAAATTCAGTAGAAGAAGGCTATGATTTAGTTTGTTGTGCTGTATCAGCAATATCAATAACTATAGCTAATGGAATAACTGAAATTGCAAAAGTAAACTCTTCTATTCATATGGAGGATGGTTTTTTAAATTTAGATTTGGAAAATAATAGTTTAGAACATATAAAAAAGTGCCAAATGTTAATGGAAACTATGGTTCTTGGTTTGAAAAGCATAGAGAGAAATTACAGTGAATATATAAACGTCAAAATAGAGGAGGTGGAGTAA
- the yhbY gene encoding ribosome assembly RNA-binding protein YhbY, which produces MLTSKQRSYLRSLAHNMDPIFQIGKLGIEENFLKQVDSALEARELIKIKVLNNSEFTAREACELLCDELRCEGVQVIGNKLVLYRKSQKKAKKLELP; this is translated from the coding sequence ATGCTAACGAGTAAACAAAGAAGCTACTTAAGATCTTTAGCTCATAATATGGATCCAATATTTCAAATAGGAAAACTAGGAATAGAAGAAAATTTTTTAAAACAAGTGGATTCAGCATTAGAAGCAAGGGAACTTATTAAGATAAAAGTATTAAATAATAGTGAATTTACAGCTAGAGAAGCTTGTGAATTATTATGTGATGAATTAAGATGTGAGGGAGTTCAAGTTATAGGAAATAAACTTGTTCTGTATAGAAAATCTCAAAAAAAGGCTAAAAAATTAGAATTACCTTAA
- the rpmA gene encoding 50S ribosomal protein L27, with protein MLLMNLQLFATKKGVGSSKNGRDSEAKRLGVKCADGQFVLAGNILVRQRGTKIHPGQNVGRGGDDTLFAKADGVVRYERVGKNKKRASVYPIDVEEVIAAE; from the coding sequence ATGTTACTAATGAACCTTCAGTTATTTGCTACAAAAAAAGGAGTAGGTAGCTCAAAGAACGGAAGAGATAGTGAAGCTAAAAGACTAGGTGTTAAATGTGCAGATGGTCAATTTGTTTTAGCAGGAAATATATTGGTAAGACAAAGAGGAACTAAAATTCATCCAGGTCAAAACGTAGGTAGAGGTGGAGATGACACTTTATTTGCTAAAGCAGATGGAGTAGTAAGATACGAAAGAGTTGGAAAGAATAAAAAGAGAGCTTCAGTTTATCCTATAGATGTAGAGGAAGTAATTGCAGCAGAATAA